In Tenacibaculum pacificus, a single window of DNA contains:
- the moaA gene encoding GTP 3',8-cyclase MoaA → MHKLIDNFGRQISYVRLAVTDRCNLRCQYCMPAHGIDIVPRKELLTYKEMYRLIRVLTELGVNKVRLTGGEPFVRKDFMSFLEMLSYNDLLDEINITTNGALISEHIETLEKLDKVKNINLSLDSLNTDKFAKITRRDVFPEVYKTFQLLEKSSLNLKLNVVVQTGFNTDEINDFVGLTKDKNIALRFIEEMPFNGKGQREMKENWNYNKILEEIKSQYSVENIISEKSSTSRNFSIKNHQGTVGIIPAFTRTICNDCNRIRITSIGTFKNCLFDDGVFNLRDFIRNGASNDDLKELFLSLIKEKPENGFIAEANRKQGSVSESVSTIGG, encoded by the coding sequence ATGCACAAACTTATTGATAATTTTGGTAGACAAATCAGCTATGTTCGCTTAGCCGTAACAGATAGATGTAACTTACGTTGCCAATATTGTATGCCTGCTCATGGTATTGATATTGTTCCTCGAAAAGAATTATTAACTTATAAAGAAATGTATCGCCTAATTCGAGTACTTACCGAATTAGGTGTAAATAAAGTTCGGTTAACAGGTGGCGAACCTTTTGTTCGTAAAGATTTTATGTCGTTTTTAGAAATGCTTTCTTATAACGATTTGTTGGATGAAATTAATATTACAACAAACGGTGCATTAATTTCTGAACATATCGAAACTTTAGAAAAATTAGATAAAGTAAAAAATATCAATTTAAGTCTTGATAGTTTAAATACGGATAAATTTGCTAAAATTACACGTCGTGATGTATTTCCTGAAGTATATAAAACTTTTCAATTATTAGAAAAAAGCAGCCTTAACTTAAAATTAAATGTAGTTGTACAAACTGGTTTTAATACGGATGAAATTAATGATTTTGTTGGCTTAACTAAAGATAAAAATATTGCACTTCGGTTTATTGAAGAAATGCCTTTCAACGGAAAAGGACAGCGTGAAATGAAAGAAAACTGGAATTACAACAAAATTTTAGAAGAAATAAAATCTCAATATTCCGTAGAAAATATAATTTCAGAAAAATCATCTACTTCTCGTAATTTTTCTATCAAAAATCATCAAGGAACTGTGGGGATTATTCCTGCTTTTACCCGTACTATTTGCAACGATTGCAATCGCATAAGAATTACATCAATAGGAACTTTTAAAAATTGTTTGTTTGATGATGGTGTTTTTAACTTACGTGATTTTATCAGAAATGGTGCTTCTAATGATGATTTAAAAGAACTTTTTTTATCATTGATAAAAGAAAAACCTGAAAATGGCTTTATCGCAGAAGCAAACCGAAAACAAGGAAGTGTTTCTGAAAGCGTGAGTACAATCGGTGGATAA
- the rimK gene encoding 30S ribosomal protein S6--L-glutamate ligase: MNNLKIIGSEEWCSFDTFSIPAIKARVDSGAKTSSIQANNITSFYKGTEEWVRFDVNPIQENRSISIRCESKVHSKRSIKSSTGISEERLVIKTPVTLGSNTFDIELTLANRDSMEFRMLLGREALANGYLVNPSETYLLPEYTQADLDEKYAAFKKEITGLKIALLASNSGLFSNKRIMEAGRARGHEMVFLNVQQAYVKFDAKEPQIRYRGGNVIDAFDAIIPRIKPSVTFYACALIRQFDAMGTYCLNSADAINQSRDKLLATQLFAKNDIQVPITGFANSPLDTKDLIKMVNGAPLIIKLLESTQGKGVVLAETTKAAESVINAFKSVKTNILVQEFIKEANGQDLRCFVVNGKVVASMQRQAEKGEFRANIHQGGSASKVRITSEERKLAIKAAKVLDLPVAGVDIIRSNKGPLLLEVNSSPGLEGIEAATGLDIANIMIEAIEKKLKFKK; the protein is encoded by the coding sequence TTGAACAATTTAAAAATAATAGGGAGCGAAGAGTGGTGTTCGTTTGATACTTTCAGTATCCCAGCTATAAAAGCAAGAGTAGATTCAGGAGCTAAAACATCATCAATACAAGCAAATAACATAACTTCTTTCTATAAAGGAACAGAAGAATGGGTACGTTTTGATGTAAATCCAATTCAAGAAAATAGAAGTATTAGTATTCGTTGTGAATCAAAAGTACATTCAAAACGTTCTATAAAAAGTTCTACAGGAATTTCTGAAGAACGACTTGTTATAAAAACACCAGTAACTTTAGGTAGTAATACTTTTGATATTGAGTTGACATTAGCAAATCGTGACTCAATGGAGTTTAGAATGTTGTTAGGACGTGAAGCTTTGGCTAATGGTTATTTAGTAAATCCGTCTGAAACTTATTTATTACCTGAATATACTCAAGCTGATCTAGACGAAAAATATGCTGCTTTTAAAAAAGAAATAACAGGTTTAAAAATTGCATTATTAGCTAGTAATTCAGGGTTGTTTAGTAATAAGCGTATTATGGAAGCTGGTCGTGCTAGAGGTCATGAAATGGTCTTTTTAAATGTGCAACAAGCTTACGTGAAATTTGATGCAAAAGAGCCTCAAATACGTTATCGTGGTGGAAATGTTATTGATGCATTCGATGCTATTATCCCTAGAATAAAACCATCTGTAACTTTTTATGCATGTGCTTTAATACGTCAGTTTGATGCTATGGGTACGTATTGTTTAAATTCTGCCGATGCTATTAATCAATCAAGAGATAAATTATTAGCTACACAATTATTTGCTAAAAATGATATACAAGTTCCTATAACAGGTTTTGCTAATTCTCCTTTAGATACTAAAGATCTTATAAAAATGGTAAACGGAGCACCGTTAATCATTAAGTTATTAGAAAGTACACAAGGTAAAGGAGTAGTTTTAGCAGAAACGACTAAGGCTGCAGAAAGTGTTATTAATGCTTTTAAAAGTGTTAAAACCAATATTCTTGTGCAAGAGTTTATAAAAGAAGCAAACGGACAAGATTTACGTTGTTTTGTAGTAAACGGAAAAGTAGTAGCATCAATGCAAAGACAAGCTGAAAAAGGTGAGTTTAGAGCAAACATACATCAAGGTGGTTCTGCTTCTAAAGTTAGAATTACTTCAGAAGAACGAAAGTTAGCTATTAAAGCTGCAAAAGTGTTAGATTTACCTGTCGCAGGTGTTGATATTATACGTTCTAATAAAGGTCCTTTATTATTAGAGGTTAATTCATCTCCAGGTTTAGAAGGTATTGAAGCCGCAACTGGTTTAGATATTGCTAATATTATGATTGAAGCAATTGAAAAGAAGTTAAAATTCAAAAAATAA
- the moaC gene encoding cyclic pyranopterin monophosphate synthase MoaC gives MSNFTHINEKNQPKMVNVSDKKITKRTAIAKATMFLGSEIISHFKNDDLITKKGAVFQTAIIAGIQAVKKTSDIIPMCHPLLINGVDIQINIIDKEQLEVFCKVTIEGKTGVEMEALTGASATCLTIYDMCKAINQKMIIKEIKLLEKTGGKSDIKNG, from the coding sequence ATGAGTAATTTCACGCACATAAACGAGAAAAATCAACCTAAAATGGTCAATGTTTCTGATAAAAAAATCACGAAACGAACGGCAATTGCAAAAGCTACAATGTTTTTAGGTTCAGAAATTATTTCTCATTTTAAAAATGATGATTTAATCACCAAAAAAGGAGCTGTTTTTCAAACGGCTATTATTGCAGGAATTCAAGCGGTTAAAAAAACTTCGGATATTATTCCCATGTGTCATCCTTTATTAATTAATGGTGTAGATATTCAGATCAATATTATTGATAAAGAACAATTAGAAGTGTTTTGTAAAGTTACTATCGAAGGAAAAACAGGCGTTGAAATGGAAGCTTTAACAGGAGCTTCGGCAACTTGTTTAACCATTTACGATATGTGTAAGGCTATCAATCAAAAAATGATAATTAAAGAAATAAAATTACTAGAAAAAACTGGTGGTAAATCTGATATAAAAAATGGATAA
- a CDS encoding patatin-like phospholipase family protein, whose translation MKLITDEISRSEKPFFSKVHDEKYAIKLPITDGKIGLPLGFSKGQNVLSFLTELLAPVDEIKDFSKLPIPFYCIATNIETGKEVVLEDGFLPLALRASGAFPSLLNPVEINGELLVDGGVVNNFPVDIMKQKDVDIIIGVSVQGELLKRDELSSIAPLLLQIVNFQMYEKEESQIDLLNIYIRPNLLEYGVISFDKKEEIIKEGKKTAKPFKVVFDSIAKLQPNKRKPHILNVKKEKFLVDRIIIKGNENYTNDYILGKLQLTEGDSVSYKGISKKINTLTATNNFKRIDYHLEKSFEGKKLELIIKEENIKSSLRIGVHYDLLYNTGVLLNYNHKKILKQNDELSLDVVIGDRIRYDFQYFVDNGLKPSYGFTSRYNSFKSDLLFDDTVINVKYTDLTNALYLQTTFDKKFAFGLGIEHKALKVTSLNLLNNGDETFFDKSNYGSMYSFLKLDTYNKAIFPTKGFYADIGFKWFVWSDRNKNLSKLETGSNLFHQFSQVEATLGGAATLFNKLTLQYTSEFGYTLGKKSSQMFDYHLGGYNKNYINNFKPFYGYKTGALNNQSFLKSEFDFRYQIIDKHYITFIANYARVEQDILSGADLFKNTKLGYAIGYSVETLIGPVELKYTWSPDHTEKHWLFNLGFWF comes from the coding sequence ATGAAATTAATTACAGATGAAATCTCGAGAAGTGAAAAGCCTTTTTTTAGTAAAGTTCACGATGAAAAATATGCGATTAAATTACCTATTACAGATGGAAAAATAGGGCTTCCTTTAGGTTTTTCAAAAGGACAAAATGTATTGAGTTTTTTAACAGAATTATTAGCACCTGTTGATGAAATTAAAGATTTTTCGAAACTTCCAATTCCTTTTTATTGTATTGCAACAAATATTGAAACAGGTAAGGAAGTTGTTTTAGAAGATGGGTTTTTACCATTGGCATTAAGAGCAAGTGGTGCTTTTCCATCATTATTAAATCCTGTTGAAATTAATGGTGAATTATTAGTTGATGGAGGAGTTGTAAATAATTTTCCTGTTGATATAATGAAACAAAAAGATGTAGATATAATAATTGGAGTTAGCGTTCAAGGAGAACTATTAAAGAGAGACGAATTATCATCTATTGCTCCATTATTATTGCAAATTGTTAATTTTCAAATGTATGAAAAAGAAGAAAGTCAAATAGATTTACTAAATATTTATATCCGTCCAAACCTTTTAGAATATGGAGTAATTTCTTTTGATAAAAAAGAAGAAATAATAAAGGAAGGGAAAAAAACAGCTAAACCGTTTAAAGTTGTTTTTGATAGTATTGCAAAGCTTCAACCAAATAAAAGAAAGCCTCACATATTAAATGTAAAAAAAGAAAAGTTTTTAGTAGATAGAATTATAATTAAAGGAAATGAAAATTATACAAATGATTACATTTTAGGTAAGTTACAATTAACAGAAGGTGATAGTGTTTCTTATAAAGGTATTTCTAAAAAAATAAATACACTTACAGCAACAAATAATTTTAAAAGAATAGATTATCATTTAGAAAAATCATTTGAAGGTAAAAAATTAGAATTAATAATTAAGGAAGAAAATATAAAATCTTCTTTAAGGATAGGAGTGCATTATGATTTATTATATAATACAGGAGTATTGTTAAACTATAATCATAAGAAAATTTTAAAACAAAATGATGAATTATCGTTAGATGTAGTTATAGGTGATAGGATTCGATATGATTTTCAATATTTTGTAGATAACGGGCTGAAACCTAGTTACGGTTTTACTTCTAGATATAATTCTTTTAAAAGTGATCTTTTATTTGATGATACAGTTATAAATGTAAAGTATACAGATCTTACGAATGCTTTGTATTTACAAACAACTTTTGATAAAAAATTTGCATTCGGATTAGGAATTGAACATAAAGCATTAAAAGTAACTTCTTTAAATCTTTTAAATAATGGTGATGAAACTTTTTTTGATAAAAGTAATTATGGAAGTATGTATTCTTTTTTAAAATTAGATACTTATAATAAAGCAATATTTCCTACAAAAGGATTTTATGCAGATATCGGTTTTAAATGGTTTGTTTGGTCAGATAGAAATAAAAATTTATCAAAACTAGAAACAGGGAGTAATCTTTTTCATCAATTTTCACAAGTAGAAGCAACTTTAGGTGGAGCTGCTACTTTGTTTAATAAGTTAACTTTACAGTATACTTCGGAATTTGGATATACTTTAGGGAAAAAATCATCTCAAATGTTTGATTATCATTTAGGTGGATATAATAAAAATTACATAAATAATTTCAAACCTTTTTATGGATATAAAACAGGTGCTTTAAATAATCAGTCTTTTTTAAAGTCAGAGTTTGATTTTAGATATCAAATTATAGATAAACATTATATTACTTTTATAGCAAATTATGCTCGTGTTGAACAAGATATTTTATCAGGAGCAGATTTATTTAAAAACACAAAATTAGGATATGCAATAGGTTATAGTGTAGAAACTCTTATTGGTCCTGTGGAATTAAAATATACTTGGTCTCCTGATCATACCGAAAAACATTGGTTGTTTAATTTAGGGTTTTGGTTTTAA
- a CDS encoding NTP transferase domain-containing protein, whose amino-acid sequence MAHQKHANIAKKNTDNFAANEVAILGTNCGIIADLVNKVSSKLQNYNLAYFDASHAKNIDKNNFTEYTFHHQGNLQINTVSPINKFEQRLQFINHDFVFINGNHYQGAKQILILDEEKEASIKKRLDEITNIQFVIKLNSDVTYFDCLVEKFPQIKNITSYTIDEVNKIANHIDCLIKENIAPVKGLVLTGGKSTRMGTDKSTLAYYNKPQKEHAKTLLESNGLKTFYSIQATFDKTIASDEIQDTFLNIGPFGGICSAFQKDPNSAWFAIATDLPFLNKELIQLVLQKRNPSKIATTIKGKNKEFPEPLITIYEPKAYTKLLQYLAQGYSCPRKILINSDIEIIEVDDNLIRNINTPEEFQIAKKEIEDNLNN is encoded by the coding sequence ATGGCACATCAAAAACACGCAAATATTGCTAAAAAAAATACCGATAATTTTGCAGCAAATGAAGTAGCTATTTTAGGAACAAATTGCGGTATCATTGCTGATTTAGTAAATAAAGTTTCATCTAAATTACAAAACTATAACTTAGCTTATTTTGATGCTTCTCACGCTAAAAATATTGATAAAAATAACTTTACCGAATACACTTTTCATCATCAAGGAAACTTACAAATTAACACAGTAAGCCCTATTAATAAATTTGAACAACGTTTACAATTTATTAATCATGATTTTGTTTTTATCAACGGAAACCACTATCAAGGAGCAAAACAAATTTTAATTTTAGATGAAGAAAAAGAAGCTTCTATTAAAAAAAGGTTAGATGAAATAACAAACATTCAATTTGTTATTAAGTTAAATTCAGACGTTACTTATTTTGATTGTTTAGTTGAAAAATTTCCACAAATAAAAAACATTACTTCTTATACTATTGATGAAGTAAATAAAATTGCCAATCACATTGATTGTCTTATCAAAGAAAATATAGCTCCCGTAAAAGGATTGGTTTTAACTGGTGGAAAAAGTACTCGTATGGGAACCGATAAATCTACTTTAGCATATTATAACAAACCTCAAAAAGAGCACGCAAAAACGCTATTAGAAAGTAATGGTTTAAAAACATTTTACTCTATACAAGCTACTTTTGATAAAACTATTGCTTCGGATGAAATTCAGGATACATTTTTAAATATTGGTCCATTTGGCGGAATTTGTTCTGCTTTTCAAAAAGACCCAAATTCGGCTTGGTTTGCTATAGCTACCGATCTTCCTTTTCTGAATAAAGAGTTAATTCAATTAGTTTTACAAAAAAGAAATCCGAGTAAAATAGCAACTACAATTAAAGGAAAAAACAAAGAATTTCCTGAGCCTTTAATTACTATTTATGAACCGAAAGCATACACTAAATTATTACAATATTTAGCACAAGGCTATTCGTGTCCTCGAAAAATATTAATTAATTCTGATATTGAAATTATTGAAGTTGACGATAATTTGATTAGAAATATAAATACACCTGAAGAATTTCAAATAGCTAAAAAAGAGATTGAAGATAATTTAAATAATTAG
- a CDS encoding patatin-like phospholipase family protein, which produces MAQNQPKIGLVLSGGGAKGFAHIGVLKELEKAGVQVDYIGGTSMGAIIGGLYATGYSADQIEQIILKTDFNEINYR; this is translated from the coding sequence ATGGCGCAAAATCAACCTAAAATAGGGCTGGTTTTAAGTGGTGGTGGTGCTAAAGGTTTTGCACATATCGGAGTTTTAAAAGAGTTAGAAAAAGCAGGTGTTCAAGTTGATTACATTGGTGGTACAAGTATGGGTGCTATCATTGGTGGATTATATGCTACAGGGTATTCTGCCGATCAAATTGAACAGATTATTTTAAAAACGGATTTCAATGAAATTAATTACAGATGA
- a CDS encoding molybdopterin molybdotransferase MoeA — protein sequence MISVKKAKEIIQQNTLDFGTENIPFMESVGRILKEDILADRDFPPFNRVAMDGIAINYLHFENGKRSFKIKGIQPAGSAQLTIQYPENCIEVMTGAVLPNNCDTVIRYEDVSIKNGIATITIDTINTHQNVHPKGKDKLQNDVLIDKNTLISAAEIGVIATVGKSTVKVAKQPKVMIISTGDELVDVNENPLDYQIRKSNVYTLVSLLKELYIPSEIVHITDSKSILKEKISNYLQEYDVLLCSGAVSKGKFDFLPEVFAELGVNKLFHKVAQRPGKPFWFGIAEALNINEQDVYKSVKNNNTIVFAFPGNPISTFVNCLVYFYDWYYKSIGNKEDKQFAVLSENIIFKPNLTYFLQVKLENVNGQILATPIKANGSGDLASLVNADGFIEIPATEQIDFKKGTIFPVIRYKK from the coding sequence ATGATTTCAGTAAAAAAAGCAAAAGAAATAATTCAACAAAATACTTTAGATTTTGGAACAGAAAACATTCCTTTTATGGAATCTGTTGGACGAATTTTAAAAGAAGATATTCTTGCCGATAGAGATTTCCCACCTTTCAATCGTGTTGCTATGGACGGAATCGCTATTAACTACCTTCATTTTGAAAATGGAAAACGTAGTTTTAAAATTAAAGGAATTCAACCTGCAGGAAGCGCACAATTAACCATACAATATCCAGAAAATTGCATTGAAGTAATGACGGGCGCTGTATTGCCAAATAATTGCGATACGGTAATCAGATATGAAGATGTTAGTATCAAAAATGGAATTGCAACAATTACTATTGATACAATTAATACACATCAAAATGTACATCCCAAAGGAAAGGACAAATTACAAAACGATGTTTTAATCGATAAAAACACCCTTATTTCAGCGGCTGAAATTGGCGTGATTGCTACGGTAGGAAAATCAACTGTAAAAGTAGCAAAACAGCCTAAAGTAATGATTATTTCTACGGGTGATGAATTAGTTGATGTAAATGAAAATCCGCTAGATTATCAAATTAGAAAATCGAATGTTTACACCTTGGTTTCCTTATTAAAGGAATTATATATTCCTTCAGAAATTGTTCATATTACAGATAGTAAATCAATTTTAAAAGAAAAAATAAGTAACTATTTACAAGAATACGATGTACTATTATGTAGCGGTGCGGTTAGTAAAGGTAAATTTGATTTTTTACCCGAAGTATTTGCTGAATTAGGTGTTAATAAATTATTTCATAAAGTAGCGCAACGCCCAGGAAAACCTTTTTGGTTCGGCATAGCAGAGGCTTTAAATATTAATGAACAAGATGTTTATAAATCTGTAAAAAACAATAATACAATTGTCTTTGCTTTTCCTGGAAATCCAATTTCTACTTTTGTAAATTGTTTGGTTTATTTTTATGATTGGTATTATAAATCAATCGGAAATAAAGAAGATAAACAATTTGCTGTTCTTTCTGAAAATATTATTTTTAAACCCAATCTTACGTACTTTTTACAAGTTAAATTAGAAAACGTAAACGGACAAATACTAGCAACTCCAATAAAAGCAAATGGTTCTGGAGATTTAGCTAGTTTAGTAAATGCTGATGGGTTTATAGAAATACCAGCAACTGAACAAATCGATTTTAAAAAAGGAACTATTTTTCCTGTAATTAGATATAAAAAATGA
- a CDS encoding mechanosensitive ion channel domain-containing protein has protein sequence MIKNSIEPHRRKLILNLFYLVYYVVFFFLLLLTLGIELKQIGVFASSILAVLGVGFFAQWSMLSNLTASVILFFYHPMRIGDTIKIIDKEYDFTGEVKNITGFYVLLHVAEGNRKITIPNTTILYKGIELIDVPK, from the coding sequence GTGATTAAAAACTCAATAGAACCACATAGAAGAAAGTTAATACTCAATCTTTTTTATTTAGTTTATTATGTTGTTTTTTTCTTTTTATTACTTTTAACTTTAGGAATAGAATTAAAACAAATAGGTGTTTTTGCATCTTCTATTTTGGCGGTACTAGGTGTTGGGTTTTTTGCACAATGGTCTATGTTATCAAATTTAACAGCTAGTGTTATTTTATTTTTTTATCATCCGATGAGAATAGGAGATACTATAAAAATCATAGATAAAGAATATGACTTTACAGGTGAGGTAAAAAATATTACAGGTTTTTACGTACTATTACATGTCGCTGAAGGAAATAGAAAAATAACAATACCAAATACTACTATTCTTTATAAAGGTATCGAGTTAATTGATGTACCAAAGTAA
- the proC gene encoding pyrroline-5-carboxylate reductase translates to MDKIAIIGAGKLGCAIADGLLESGLHPTDLSLSRRNTKALKKYADNGTLVTTINSDAIEKTSIIILCVKPQKTKEVLTQLTPQLTDQIIISTVTGIELSDLKVILKKELPLFRAMPNTAAAIKQSMTCISTIDSNENQQKQVETIFKNLGETVFIDDDLMASATVLAASGIAFALRYLRASMQGGIEIGFSSELSQKIAAQTLKGAAELILQHGNHPESEIDKVTTPQGITITGLNKMEQEGFSSSIIQGIVASKNKIDNL, encoded by the coding sequence ATGGATAAAATAGCAATCATTGGAGCAGGAAAATTAGGATGTGCAATTGCAGATGGACTTTTAGAAAGTGGATTACATCCAACTGATTTAAGTTTATCAAGAAGAAATACAAAAGCGTTAAAAAAATATGCTGATAACGGAACGTTAGTAACAACCATAAATAGTGATGCAATTGAAAAAACAAGTATTATTATTTTATGTGTAAAACCTCAAAAAACTAAAGAAGTATTAACTCAGTTAACACCTCAATTAACCGACCAAATAATTATTTCTACGGTTACAGGTATTGAACTATCCGATTTAAAAGTAATTCTTAAAAAAGAACTTCCATTGTTTAGAGCAATGCCAAATACGGCAGCAGCGATTAAACAATCGATGACTTGTATATCAACTATTGATAGTAATGAAAATCAGCAAAAACAAGTAGAAACTATCTTTAAAAACTTAGGTGAAACTGTTTTTATTGATGATGATTTAATGGCTTCTGCAACCGTTTTAGCCGCTAGTGGAATTGCTTTTGCATTGCGTTATCTTCGTGCTTCAATGCAAGGAGGTATCGAAATAGGGTTTAGTTCTGAGTTGTCTCAAAAAATAGCAGCACAAACTTTAAAAGGAGCGGCAGAATTAATTTTACAGCACGGTAATCATCCTGAAAGTGAAATTGATAAAGTAACAACTCCACAAGGAATTACCATTACAGGTTTAAATAAAATGGAACAAGAAGGTTTTAGTTCTTCTATTATTCAGGGAATTGTTGCATCAAAAAATAAAATAGATAATTTATAA
- a CDS encoding VOC family protein, producing the protein MIATFHLSLPCLDIKETKRFYSEDLGLSCGRETSTWLDVNLFNNQLTYVLVDKFKFDYPDYTFEKDVLPSFHFGVVLTADDWEKMHDRINYWSSETIITKTFLKEKNGEHVSFFVKDPNGYTIEFKTFIEEDEMFMM; encoded by the coding sequence ATGATAGCTACTTTTCATTTATCACTTCCTTGTTTAGATATAAAGGAAACAAAAAGGTTTTATTCTGAAGATTTAGGGCTTAGTTGTGGTAGAGAAACAAGTACTTGGTTAGATGTTAATTTATTTAACAATCAATTAACTTATGTTTTGGTTGATAAATTTAAGTTTGACTATCCTGACTATACGTTTGAAAAAGATGTTTTACCTTCTTTTCATTTTGGTGTTGTTTTAACAGCGGATGATTGGGAAAAAATGCATGATAGAATAAATTATTGGTCATCAGAAACAATAATAACAAAAACATTTTTAAAAGAAAAAAATGGTGAACATGTTTCTTTTTTTGTAAAAGACCCTAATGGCTATACCATCGAGTTTAAAACCTTTATCGAAGAAGATGAAATGTTTATGATGTAA
- a CDS encoding MutS-related protein gives MFGGGSFFQYINRTATSEGRKLLANILTSNNINDIDERQKVAKELALKTTWRQNFTAVANLINTKTAIPTIVNWVHSYQQKLPSFLMLFSYAFSGVSLVLIGLLSFSIIPFSIVLIWFLIGLSITAFYIKNIQELASETDKAKETFNQYHQLLAQIENETFTNSILKDKQQKIQQENKKASDIFKEFSKKLDAFDQRSNFMIALAGNGLFLMDIRNTIKIEKWITTYKNTIEEWFNVVSFFDAQNSLANFVFNKPEYVFPNISKEKAVLNAVNLGHPLLNPSKRIDNDFVIDTENFFIVTGANMAGKSTFLRSISLAIVMSNTGLPICAEKVSYNPIKLITSMRTSDSLSEDESYFYAELKRLKFIVNEIKTDNYFIILDEILKGTNSQDKAIGSKKFVEKLNNSKSTGIIATHDVSLCELSNEYSSVKNYYFDAEIINDELDFDYKMKNGVCENMNASFLLKKMEIV, from the coding sequence TTGTTTGGAGGTGGTTCTTTTTTTCAATACATAAACCGAACAGCAACAAGTGAAGGTCGAAAATTATTAGCAAATATTTTAACAAGTAACAATATAAATGATATTGATGAACGTCAAAAAGTAGCAAAAGAATTAGCTTTAAAAACAACTTGGCGTCAAAATTTTACAGCGGTTGCTAATTTAATAAACACCAAAACAGCCATTCCTACTATTGTAAATTGGGTGCATTCGTATCAACAAAAACTTCCTTCTTTTTTGATGTTATTTTCATACGCTTTTTCTGGAGTTTCACTTGTTTTAATTGGATTATTAAGTTTTAGTATTATTCCATTTTCAATTGTGTTAATTTGGTTTTTAATTGGATTATCAATTACCGCTTTTTATATTAAAAACATTCAAGAATTAGCTTCTGAAACAGATAAAGCAAAAGAAACGTTTAATCAATATCATCAATTATTAGCACAGATAGAAAATGAAACTTTTACAAATTCAATTTTAAAAGATAAACAACAAAAAATTCAACAAGAAAATAAAAAAGCTTCGGATATTTTTAAAGAATTTTCTAAAAAATTAGATGCTTTTGATCAACGTAGCAATTTTATGATTGCTCTTGCAGGAAATGGACTTTTTCTAATGGATATTCGAAATACCATCAAAATAGAAAAATGGATTACAACTTATAAAAACACTATTGAAGAATGGTTTAATGTTGTTTCATTTTTTGATGCTCAAAATTCGTTAGCCAACTTTGTTTTTAATAAACCTGAATACGTTTTTCCTAATATCAGTAAAGAAAAAGCGGTTTTAAATGCCGTAAATTTAGGGCATCCTTTATTAAATCCTTCTAAAAGAATTGACAACGATTTTGTAATAGATACCGAAAATTTCTTTATAGTTACAGGTGCAAATATGGCTGGAAAAAGTACTTTCTTAAGAAGTATTTCTTTGGCAATTGTAATGTCAAATACTGGTTTGCCTATTTGTGCTGAAAAAGTAAGTTATAATCCGATAAAATTAATTACAAGTATGCGAACTTCAGATTCGTTAAGCGAAGATGAATCGTATTTTTATGCCGAATTAAAACGTTTAAAATTTATCGTAAACGAAATTAAAACGGATAATTATTTTATCATTTTAGATGAAATTTTAAAAGGAACAAATAGTCAAGATAAAGCAATTGGCTCTAAAAAATTCGTTGAAAAATTAAATAATTCAAAATCAACAGGAATTATTGCTACGCATGATGTAAGTTTATGTGAATTATCAAACGAATATAGCAGTGTGAAAAATTATTATTTTGATGCCGAAATTATTAATGATGAATTAGATTTCGACTATAAAATGAAAAACGGAGTATGCGAAAATATGAACGCTTCATTCTTACTAAAAAAGATGGAAATTGTTTAA